A single Lolium perenne isolate Kyuss_39 chromosome 6, Kyuss_2.0, whole genome shotgun sequence DNA region contains:
- the LOC127305259 gene encoding uncharacterized protein isoform X2 → MLRLRSCILTRLLSSPSCASPITPLHRLLSAATADPSPAFAVEQYLVDTCGLTRPQALKASAQLAHLKSPSKPDAVLAFLADLGLSSADVAAAVAGDPQLLCADVDKTLAPVVAGLTGHGLSRTEVARLVSLGRTIFRCRSIVSNLPYYLSLFGSYENLQQLLKQRPELLGCSLEKVVKPNVAFLRECGLGDCILSTPRILSTNPERLPAMVACAEGLGVPRRSPMFRNPQVLSRSKGTLQRLSEFFISEMGLEPADIAHRSVVLTYSLDSRLKPRYYAVKFLKENGLVKCFPSYFTIFNMIDKVFVERYICPHKEAAPHLYQDYVAACKGEVSTRFLSA, encoded by the exons ATGCTCCGCCTGCGAAGCTGCATCCTCACccgtctcctctcctctccctcctGCGCGAGTCCCATCACCCCTCTCCACCGACTGCTCTCAGCGGCTACGGCCGACCCAAGCCCAGCGTTCGCCGTCGAGCAGTACCTCGTCGACACCTGCGGCCTCACCCGGCCCCAAGCCCTCAAGGCCTCCGCCCAGCTCGCCCACCTCAAGTCCCCCTCCAAGCCCGACGCCGTGCTCGCCTTCCTCGCGGACCTCGGCCTCTCCAGCGccgacgtcgccgccgccgtcgcagggGACCCGCAGTTGCTCTGCGCCGACGTGGACAAGACCCTGGCCCCCGTCGTCGCCGGGCTCACCGGCCACGGCCTCTCGCGCACCGAGGTCGCGCGCCTCGTCTCGCTCGGCCGCACCATCTTCCGCTGCAGATCCATCGTCTCCAACCTCCCATACTACCTATCGCTCTTCGGATCCTACGAGAACCTCCAACAATTACTCAAGCAGCGCCCCGAACTCCTCGGATGCAGCCTGGAGAAGGTGGTCAAGCCCAACGTCGCGTTCCTGCGGGAGTGCGGGTTAGGAGACTGCATCCTCTCGACGCCGCGCATACTTTCCACCAACCCAGAGCGCCTCCCTGCAATGGTCGCATGCGCTGAAGGCCTCGGCGTACCCCGCAGATCTCCGATGTTCAG GAATCCACAGGTGCTGTCGAGGTCCAAGGGCACGCTGCAGCGCTTGTCCGAGTTCTTTATCTCTGAGATGGGGTTGGAACCTGCGGACATTGCTCATCGTTCAGTAGTGCTCACTTATAGCCTGGACAGCCGCCTCAAGCCCCGGTACTACGCTGTAAAGTTCCTCAAGGAAAATGGATTGGTAAAGTGCTTCCCGAGCTACTTCACGATTTTCAACATGATCGACAAGGTGTTCGTGGAGAGGTACATATGCCCTCACAAGGAAGCTGCTCCACACCTCTATCAAGACTATGTTGCCGCTTGCAAAGGCGAAGTGTCCACTAGATTCTTATCTGCTTGA
- the LOC127305259 gene encoding transcription termination factor MTERF8, chloroplastic-like isoform X1 has product MLRLRSCILTRLLSSPSCASPITPLHRLLSAATADPSPAFAVEQYLVDTCGLTRPQALKASAQLAHLKSPSKPDAVLAFLADLGLSSADVAAAVAGDPQLLCADVDKTLAPVVAGLTGHGLSRTEVARLVSLGRTIFRCRSIVSNLPYYLSLFGSYENLQQLLKQRPELLGCSLEKVVKPNVAFLRECGLGDCILSTPRILSTNPERLPAMVACAEGLGVPRRSPMFRHVLYAVAIVGEDKIAAKVDYLKKTFRWSDAQVGIVACRNPQVLSRSKGTLQRLSEFFISEMGLEPADIAHRSVVLTYSLDSRLKPRYYAVKFLKENGLVKCFPSYFTIFNMIDKVFVERYICPHKEAAPHLYQDYVAACKGEVSTRFLSA; this is encoded by the coding sequence ATGCTCCGCCTGCGAAGCTGCATCCTCACccgtctcctctcctctccctcctGCGCGAGTCCCATCACCCCTCTCCACCGACTGCTCTCAGCGGCTACGGCCGACCCAAGCCCAGCGTTCGCCGTCGAGCAGTACCTCGTCGACACCTGCGGCCTCACCCGGCCCCAAGCCCTCAAGGCCTCCGCCCAGCTCGCCCACCTCAAGTCCCCCTCCAAGCCCGACGCCGTGCTCGCCTTCCTCGCGGACCTCGGCCTCTCCAGCGccgacgtcgccgccgccgtcgcagggGACCCGCAGTTGCTCTGCGCCGACGTGGACAAGACCCTGGCCCCCGTCGTCGCCGGGCTCACCGGCCACGGCCTCTCGCGCACCGAGGTCGCGCGCCTCGTCTCGCTCGGCCGCACCATCTTCCGCTGCAGATCCATCGTCTCCAACCTCCCATACTACCTATCGCTCTTCGGATCCTACGAGAACCTCCAACAATTACTCAAGCAGCGCCCCGAACTCCTCGGATGCAGCCTGGAGAAGGTGGTCAAGCCCAACGTCGCGTTCCTGCGGGAGTGCGGGTTAGGAGACTGCATCCTCTCGACGCCGCGCATACTTTCCACCAACCCAGAGCGCCTCCCTGCAATGGTCGCATGCGCTGAAGGCCTCGGCGTACCCCGCAGATCTCCGATGTTCAGGCATGTGCTATACGCTGTTGCAATCGTCGGCGAGGATAAAATCGCCGCCAAAGTGGATTACTTGAAGAAAACCTTCAGGTGGTCGGATGCTCAAGTGGGTATTGTTGCTTGTAGGAATCCACAGGTGCTGTCGAGGTCCAAGGGCACGCTGCAGCGCTTGTCCGAGTTCTTTATCTCTGAGATGGGGTTGGAACCTGCGGACATTGCTCATCGTTCAGTAGTGCTCACTTATAGCCTGGACAGCCGCCTCAAGCCCCGGTACTACGCTGTAAAGTTCCTCAAGGAAAATGGATTGGTAAAGTGCTTCCCGAGCTACTTCACGATTTTCAACATGATCGACAAGGTGTTCGTGGAGAGGTACATATGCCCTCACAAGGAAGCTGCTCCACACCTCTATCAAGACTATGTTGCCGCTTGCAAAGGCGAAGTGTCCACTAGATTCTTATCTGCTTGA